A stretch of the Drosophila sulfurigaster albostrigata strain 15112-1811.04 chromosome 2L, ASM2355843v2, whole genome shotgun sequence genome encodes the following:
- the LOC133850624 gene encoding nipped-B protein isoform X1 encodes MGDRDIPSVPVTTLAGLTSTSDLLSELPVSDSLQSAASFNKSLLFHSLVANESNNLLSVRDENLVRQLVNAIEQTNSDNIELKPQYSIQQHGANISTYPELLQGIYNYRPTVFNTPRRTVINDNTSHQHLNIHSEHSQIQESTSQSQSTGLVNDICQTAYNLNTDRIQHQVLKDYADQSISKNVPGRDLRLNRNVNESIENQMQGHPVQGMNVIQPSLVGQEEHHSTSVIQAVNQHGRQAQAYYPNPLNEQVAQQPDLQPLQQQPAQLLQMRDIMQHAPLQSQAPTTTTSTIQGNFQNVLNLQRQQNADLATMQHQELEKPNQHYAKPQSPAPIQSLFVPTSSQGNKVFGHEFNQCVQPISTATSTSTSSSGKSQVRVCINRLNVEDARLMQQSIKKFVQKSPELARNMGLLQETASKHNDRQKFLNNEFNTVGLPEVVPTTEITNVGSAQSSASVDMFTVIKADEKRSSTKRKVAISLGDIPPEQIFSKPKLRRVERTMSLTTPKGTKEEVTRSQTYQQFMRNMEQIIEMLDDTESPNFDSEDVDENIECISPKLLNTMSDDVAKLKAKQALDSIPKNKLTLLINYAMRNVYLARNYSAGPEDEDEIVDDEIIEKILNAMDACLLICNIYSTVSDLKFLQEDNISHIIKFAQFQLRETIFPLHDPVYTVKNVKKTSQRKKTKSHQNHHRSLQLFYSKVVELLKVFVALFDKCIFVDTIVLPLSTLAIEPFFVDNIETLQFVCLELVTTIFRKEKYDKIRNSILGDILSSIDRLPSSKKNLRPYKLTNNGGNIQMVTALVLQLIQCATILTDSLADISRGSVKTQTLQDFDDDLPSGASQIIKPNQDILVLKKYDVAVSIGGNFLTTFLNKCKSRNNETDFRPLFENFIHDLLATVNKPEWPASELLLSLLGTMLVRYVSDKSIEQSIRLVSLDYLGIVAARLRKDTVESRCKVNIIDSMIKSIKAEQEKEGDLTITDSKIELHPEEQRTEFLQKILLDFLAVNAQEENLIWDYARHFYLAQWYRDVIYQRRRIKEGEKGFASNKPKSRSKQRSGDYSGSSDSGSCDENDPEDSNKNGSRSIDAVDYELNLEIFNVLEERKQYLISKIKPYSVSGEHNHTSLQHIKTYIDYNNAQLIAQYLATKRPFSQSFDGCLKKIILVVNEPSIAVRTRAMKCLANIVEVDPLVLKRKDMQMGVNQKFLDTAISVREAAVDLVGKFVLSNQELIDQYYDMLSTRILDTGVSVRKRVIKILRDICIEYPDFEKIPEICVKMIRRVNDEEGIQKLVTEVFMKMWFTPCIKNDKHGIQRKINQIIDVVNTAHDTGTTWLEGLLMSIFKPKENMLKLDGSAQEPVKKNTEPPAEIVLACQQLADGLVDRLIELEDTDNARMLGCITTLHLLAKVRPQLLIRHAMTIEPYLNIKCHSASAAKFICAVADILEKVVPLVNNASESFLASLEEHLMLLVVSRNQAEVTSCVSCLGALVNKITKNYKLIRDCFQKFYRVLDLSRNQVVHNGSNIDHIYTPSFRRSLFTIGILMRYFDFKSPNTLGESNSGLPASICDNVFECLMFFCACSNHEIRKQALISLGSFCVMNDDYLTRSELKQFYCDLLRSSSNDGGVKIICMRNIWIYLTESEMFMHNKEKEWEKQSKHEDLKEMNDVSSGMASRIIQLYLEEILDCFLNRDDTVRLWAVKVVQIVLRQGLVHPVRMVPYLICLSTDSKVESAHRADALLKDIDKTYSGFVNMKVQFGLQLCFKLQEILQVNNKAKNEIIRGYAKRGPDQVTTALNDFLYTLLRTTKPQRRALVQTVTKQFDDQKTSLQQMLYIADNLAYFPYAVQDEPLYLIHQIDLLISMAGTHLLTTFKEHLRPSDNRGDVLEDDDDEEDPQVLYNRLPEDMTEIKKCITSAQACMLLLVLKEHLKEMYGLTDGKISRYSPSEQKIYEKAVTRRSITDFDPRTTIDVIKKQQSQNYTNNESENFSRPLTNDEKLDLVVKYLDFKQLMLKLDPEDADSDADESRDKSKLNNSGLVDDTIAQNNKAAGYILNEKPSSLGTLNVNNSNIQSASAILVETHGSVAPTPPRSVKSTFSPAKLISRKQSQQRSKKKRRKIVSSDEDDDYSGEDYA; translated from the exons ATGGGGGACCGTGACATCCCTAGCGTACCAGTCACAACATTAGCTGGCCTAACCAGTACTTCAGATT tgCTCAGCGAATTACCAGTCTCAGATTCTCTTCAGAGCGCAGCATCATTTAATAAATCGTTGCTATTTCACTCACTGGTGGCTAATGAATCCAATAATTTATTGTCTGTTCGCGATGAGAACCTGGTGAGACAATTGGTGAATGCCATTGAGCAAACGAACTCTGATAATAT AGAACTAAAACCGCAATACAGCATCCAACAACACGGCGCCAACATTAGTACATATCCTGAACTACTGCAGGGTATTTACAACTATCGCCCAACTGTATTTAACACACCGCGTAGAACTG TAATCAATGATAATACGTCACATCAACATCTGAATATTCATTCTGAACATTCACAAATTCAAGAGAGTACTTCACAAAGTCAGTCAACTGGACTTGTTAATGATATATGTCAGACAgcttacaatttaaatactgaTCGCATTCAGCACCAGGTGCTGAAGGATTATGCTGATCAATCAATCAG caaAAATGTTCCGGGACGCGACTTGAGATTAAATAGGAATGTAAACGAATCcattgaaaatcaaatgcagGGGCATCCAGTACAGGGAATGAACGTCATCCAGCCAAGTTTAGTGGGACAGGAAGAACACCACTCAACGTCAGTGATTCAAGCCGTGAATCAACATGGACGCCAAGCCCAAGCATATTATCCGAATCCATTGAATGAGCAGGTTGCTCAGCAGCCAGACTTACAACCCCTGCAACAACAGCCGGCACAGCTTTTACAAATGAGAGATATAATGCAGCATGCCCCATTACAATCTCAAgctccaacaacaactacgtcGACAATACAAggcaatttccaaaatgtattaaatttacaaaggCAACAGAATGCAGATTTAGCTACAATGCAGCATCAGGAGCTTGAAAAGCCAAATCAGCATTACGCTAAACCCCAATCTCCAGCTCCAATTCAATCCCTCTTCGTACCCACTTCTTCCCAGGGCAACAAAGTATTTGGGCACGAATTCAATCAATGTGTGCAACCAATATCGACAGCTACTTCGACGTCCACATCTTCAAGCGGCAAATCCCAGGTTCGGGTATGTATAAATCGTCTTAACGTTGAAGATGCACGTCTTATGCAACAGAGTATTAAAAAGTTTGTACAAAAGTCACCAGAATTGGCTAGAAATATGGGGTTGCTACAGGAAACAGCTAGCAAGCACAATGAcaggcaaaagtttttgaatAATGAATTCAATACCGTTGGATTACCTGAGGTTGTTCCTACAACTGAAATAACCAACGTTGGCAGTGCACAATCTTCTGCATCAGTAGATATGTTTACTGTTATTAAAGCTGATGAGAAACGAAGTAGCACGAAACGGAAAGTGGCAATTTCGCTTGGCGACATTCCTCCGGAGCAAATAT ttTCAAAGCCCAAACTACGTCGCGTGGAGCGTACAATGTCGTTAACAACACCAAAAGGTACAAAAGAAGAAGTAACGCGATCGCAAACATACCAACAGTTTATGCGAAACATGGAGCAAATCATTGAAATGCTTGATGATACCGAATCCCCAAATTTCGATTCAG AGGACGTTGatgaaaatattgaatgcATTTCACCAAAACTTCTTAATACAATGAGTGATGATGTTGCCAagttgaaagcaaaacaagcaCTGGACTCAATtcccaaaaataaactaaCTTTGCTAATTAACTACGCCATGCGAAATGTTTATTTGGCCAGAAATTATTCTGCTGGGCCG gaagatgaagatgaaattgttgatgatgaaatcattgaaaaaattttaaacgcAATGGATGCTTGCTTACTTATATGCAACATTTACTCAACAGTTAGCGACCTAAAGTTTTTGCAGGAGGATAATATTTcacatattattaaatttgctcaatttcaattacgTGAAACAATATTTCCATTACATGATCCTGTATATACagtaaaaaatgtgaaaaaaacGAGCCAACGCAAAAAGACAAAGTCCCATCAGAATCATCATCGCAGCCTGCAACTTTTTTACTCAAAAGTTGTTGAGCTGCTAAAAGTTTTTGTGGCGCTATTTGATAAGTGCATTTTTGTCGATACTATAGTATTACCCCTGTCAACACTCGCAATAGAGCcattttttgttgataatattgaaactctgcaatttgtttgcttggaACTAGTTACAACT ATATTTCGAAAggaaaaatatgataaaatacGAAACAGTATTTTAGGTGATATATTGTCTTCGATTGATCGTTTGCCCTCATCGAAAAAGAATCTGCGACCATATAAACTTACAAATAACGGCGGTAATATACAAATGGTTACTGCACTTGTGCTGCAGTTAATTCAATGTGCTACAATTCTCACGGACTCGCTTGCTGATATTAGTCGCGGCAGTGTCAAAACGCAAACTCTTCAAGATTTTGATGACGATCTACCAAGTGGCGCTTCCCAAATAATAAAGCCAAATCAGGATATACTTGTGTTGAAAAAGTACGACGTTGCCGTCAGTATTGGTGGCAATTTTTTAACGACGtttttaaacaaatgcaaGTCCCGAAACAACGAAACAGACTTTCGTCCTCtatttgaaaactttattCATGACCTTTTGGCCACCGTAAATAAGCCTGAGTGGCCAGCCTCCGAATTGTTACTTTCATTGTTAGGTACCATGTTAGTTCGCTATGTATCGGATAAATCAATTGAACAAAGTATTCGGTTGGTCTCCTTGGATTACTTAGGAATTGTAGCTGCGCGCTTACGTAAAGACACAGTAGAGTCCCGatgtaaagtaaatattattgattcaatgattaaatcaataaaagcaGAACAAGAAAAAGAGGGTGATTTAACCATAACTGAT TCAAAAATCGAGCTTCACCCTGAAGAACAGCGAACGGAATTTCTTCAAAAAATACTCCTTGATTTTCTCGCCGTAAATGCACAAGAGGAGAATTTGATTTGGGACTATGCTCGTCACTTTTATTTGGCGCAATGGTATCGGGATGTCATTTATCAACGTCGTCGAATAAAGGAGGGCGAAAAAGGGTTTGCTTCAAACAAACCCAAATCTCGGTCGAAACAAAGATCAG gaGACTATTCTGGCTCTTCGGATTCGGGGTCCTGCGATGAAAATGACCCTGAAGACTCCAATAAAAATGGTAGTCGTTCTATCGATGCAGTTGATTATGAACtcaatttagaaatttttaaCGTTTTGGAAGAACGAAAACAATACTTAATCAGCAAAATTAAACCATATTCGGTATCAGGCGAACATAACCATACATCACTTCAACATATAAAGACTTATATAGATTACAACAATGCACAATTAATAGCACAATATTTGGCTACCAAGCGGCCATTTAGCCAATCGTTTGATGGATgtcttaaaaaaattattttagtcGTTAA TGAACCATCAATTGCTGTGAGAACGCGGGCAATGAAATGTCTGGCAAATATAGTCGAGGTAGATCCGTTGGTtctaaaaagaaaagacaTGCAGATGGGTGTTAATCAAAAGTTTCTGGACACGGCTATTTCAGTACGGGAAGCTGCTGTTGATTTAGTTGGTAAATTTGTTCTTAGCAATCAAGAACTGATAGACCAATACTATGATATGCTATCGACTCGAATATTG GACACTGGTGTTTCAGTGCGCAAACGTGTCATCAAAATTTTGCGCGATATCTGTATTGAATATCCAGACTTCGAAAAAATCCCTGAAATCTGTGTGAAAATGATTCGCCGAGTGAATGATGAAGAGGGCATCCAAAAGCTCGTCACAGAAGTCTTTATGAAAATGTGGTTTACGCCTTGCATAAAAAATGACAAA catGGCATACAGcgaaaaataaatcaaattattgatGTTGTAAACACAGCTCACGATACGGGTACAACATGGTTGGAAGGTCTTTTGATGAGC ATTTTCAAACCAAAGGAAAATATGCTTAAGCTGGACGGAAGTGCTCAAGAGCCGGTGAAAAAGAATACAGAACCTCCAGCAGAAATTGTTTTAGCGTGTCAGCAATTAGCGGATGGACTTGTTGATCGTCTAATTGAATTGGAGGATACTGACAATGCACGTATGCTCGGCTGTATAACGACCCTTCACCTTCTGGCTAAAGTTCGACCTCAACTCTTAATTCGCCACGCTATGACTATCGAACCATATTTGAATATCAAATGTCATTCAGCGTCTGCTGccaaatttatttgtgcagTCGCCGATATTCTTGAAAAGGTTGTACCCCTTGTTAACAACGCAAGTGAATCGTTTTTGGCATCGCTAGAAGAACATTTGATGCTTTTGGTTGTTTCCCGTAATCAAGCTGAAGTGACAAGTTGTGTGTCCTGCTTGGGAGCACTTGTTAACAAGATAACAAAGAACTATAAACTAATTCGCGACTGTTTCCAGAA ATTCTATCGAGTTCTCGATCTTTCAAGAAATCAAGTGGTGCATAATGGTTCTAATATAGATCATATTTATACACCAAGTTTTCGGAGAAGCCTCTTTACGATTGGTATTCTGATGcgttattttgattttaaatctCCTAATACTTTAg GTGAATCAAATTCAGGACTTCCTGCTTCTATATGCGACAACGTATTCGAGTGCTTAATGTTCTTTTGTGCATGTTCTAATCATGAAATTCGCAAACAGGCGCTGATATCCCTTGGTTCATTTTGTGTTATGAATGATGATTATCTGACACGATCGGAGCTTAAGCAATTTTACTGTGATTTACTAAGATCATCCTCAAATGATGGTGGCGTTAAAATTATATGTATGCGCAATATTTGGATTTATTTAACTGAATCTGAAATGTTCATgcataataaagaaaaagagt gGGAAAAGCAATCAAAACATGAAGACCTGAAGGAAATGAATGATGTTTCGTCCGGTATGGCTAGTCGCATTATTCAACTGTACTTGGAAGAAATTCTCGATTGTTTCCTTAATCGCGATGACACGGTTCGTCTGTGGGCCGTTAAAGTTGTACAAATTGTGCTGAGACAAGGCTTGGTTCATCCAGTCAGAATGGTAccttatttaatatgtttaagtACCGATTCTAAAGTTGAG TCGGCCCATCGAGCTGATGCTTTGCTGAAAGATATTGACAAAACATATTCTGGCTTTGTAAATATGAAAGTTCAATTTGGACTACAACTTTGTTTCAAACTGCAAGAAATTTTGCAAGTGAATAACAAggccaaaaatgaaataattagaGGTTATGC CAAACGTGGACCAGACCAAGTAACAACAGCTTTAAacgattttttatatacactGCTGCGAACGACGAAGCCACAAAGGCGCGCTTTGGTTCAAACAGTAACCAAACAATTCGATGATCAAAAAACGTCTTTGCAACAAATGTTATATATTGCCGATAATCTCGCCTACTTTCCATATGCAGTGCAGGATGAACCTTTATATCTAATACACCAAATCGACTTGCTCATATCTATGGCTGGTACACATCTGTTAACCACTTTTAAAGAACATCTTAGGCCTAGTGATAATAGAGGCGATGTTcttgaagatgatgatgatgaagaggaTCCACAGGTTCTTTATAATCGACTGCCTGAAGATATGaccgaaataaaaaaatgcataacGTCTGCTCAAGCGTGTATGCTACTTTTGGTTCTTAAGgaacatttaaaagaaatgtatGGATTGACTGATGGCAAAATATCGCGATATTCGCCGTCAGaacaaaaaatttatgaaaaagcAGTTACGCGTCGGAGCATTACAGATTTCGATCCAAGAACAACAATCGATGTGATTAAAAAGCAACAGTCTCAAAACTATACTAATAACGAATCTGAAAACTTTTCGAGACCACTTACCAATGATGAGAAATTAGATCTTGTTGTTAAATACTTGGAC ttCAAACAGCTTATGCTTAAACTGGATCCAGAAGATGCAGATTCTGATGCAGATGAATCTCGCGACAAATCTAAATTGAATAATTCTGGACTTGTTGATGATACAATAGCTCAGAATAATAAGGCAGCTGGATACATTTTAAACGAAAAACCCAGCTCTCTTGGTACACTGAACGTTAACAATAGTAACATTCAATCAGCATCGGCGATATTGGTT GAAACGCATGGTTCCGTCGCCCCCACACCGCCTCGATCAGTAAAGTCTACATTTTCTCCTGCAAAGTTAATTTCACGTAAGCAGAGTCAACAGCGAAGTAAAAAGAAACGGCGCAAAATTGTGTCatctgatgaagatgatgattaCAGTGGTGAAGACTATGCGTGA